In Euleptes europaea isolate rEulEur1 chromosome 10, rEulEur1.hap1, whole genome shotgun sequence, the genomic window CTTGCCTCTGCTTTAAGCTGATTCTCAGTATCATTTACTCACTTTTATGGGGAAATAAAATTATGGATACAACAAAGATTGAATTTCAATTTAATTTTAcctattatatgtgtgtgtgtgttaagtgccgtcaagtcgcttccgattcatggcgaccctatgaatgaaattcctccatTATTATATACCTATTATTATATACCTATTATATAGGGAGCAACAATTactatttttaaatgatgttttatTGTTATGGATAATGGttcttgtaagccactttgcgcTTCAGTTAAAGGGGAGGTGGGGGTTGGATCCCACCCCAGATCTACAAATACTTTCCATCGAGAATGGGACTTCCTCACCTCCCCCCTAATGCTGCAGTCCCAAATGGCCCCCAAATGCTGATCCTGCAGGAGCAGAATGAAGGAGGAATCAGAGGTTTGCCATGGGAGAGGAAAATTTGTGAAAACTACAGAAAGCAAAAAATTTCCTCAGGGGCAATCCCCTATACATAATAAAATGTGttaaattctctcccccccaccttgtgCATGCAGAATAAATGGCTAAGCCGCAGCCCCATGTTGCAGAGGAGAGTGTACCATTCCATCGCTGCTGTTCAAAGGAAGCTGTATGTTTTAGGCGGCAACGACCTGGACTATAACAACGATCGCATTCTTGTACGACACATAGACGCCTACAATATAGATAGTGACCAGTGGACTCGCTGTAGCTTCAGTATGTTAACAGGCAAGTAATGATAATCTTAGCCATCAGTTCAGTTTGTCCACTTGAAGGAGGGATGATCGTGCTCACGTTCCCTTTTTAGGCAGCAGCCTAAAGCCTAACCCTTCACAGCCAATTCTATGTGCAGCATTTTCCATTAAGCAAATCCCAACCTCCAGTGGTAAGGGAGGTTAATCTGAACACCGATgtggcctttttttttcttttaggccAAAATGAATCTGGAGTTGCTGTCCACAATGGCAGAATATATTTAGTTGGTGGCTACTCCATTTGGACAAATGAGCCTCTGGGATGTATCCAGGTGAGTGACTTAAGCTACTTTTTGAAATCTCTCCAAACGATTTACAAGGTTATCTTTTACTGGGCAGCTGTTCAAACTGAGACAATGGTTTTAGATGGGGAAGAGAggttttttaatattatttacgttatttatagttcgCTTTTCTTGCagcatttatagtccacctttctcaagggagattacacagagtgagtcactGCAATCAACAAAAAGGGACAATAAACCATGCGTTaggattgtagaaatctggaaaccaccagaaagaactgaaacatAGCATAAGTATAAACGTAACACATTAGGCAGTACAAAAAttgcataataggatcctacttacattaagctatacacagcagtataggcCACGCTATAGTATAGACCATACTTTAGATGCTTTAGTATAGACCATAGTATAGACCATAGCTTTAAAaccagctgtggctggttttaaaggaaatgggtgtgccactacatctgatcgttttgatgcgcaacctgtactctggacaagaggccacagttagaacagaatatggagaaacggaatggtttccaattggcaaaggtgtcagacaaggatttattttatctttctatctcttcaatctatatgcagaacatataattaggaaagctggattagatttagatgaaggtggagtgaaaattggagggaggaacattaataatttgagatatgctgatgacactacattattggcagaaaatagtgaagatttgaaatgactactgctgaaagttaaaagagaaagtgccaaagcaggactacagctgaacatcaagaaaacaaaagtaatgactacaggagaattacacaactttaaggttgacaatgaggaaattgaaattgttgaagactttctattccttggctccaccatcaaccaaaagggagactgcagccaagaaatcagaaggagattgagactgggaagggcagccatgaaggagctggaaaagattttgaagtgtaaggatgtgtcactggccaccaagactagattaattcatgccatcgtattccctattactatgtatgggcgtgaaagctggacagtgaagaaagctgataggaagaaaatagattcctttgaaatgtggtgttggaggagtgttacagattccgtggacttccaaaaaaaacaaatcagtgggttatagatttgAGTAAGGATACATAGAACTGAATATCactgatgacaaccaaccccaaaactatgaatgatttgtcctaagggctttacatagaaatTGAAggcatgggggatagaattgtgCCCTGTGAAACCCCACAAGATAGGTCATAAACCGATGACAACTGGTTTCAAATAGCAACTCTTTGGGTCCAATCCATGAGGAACTGTTTGAACCAGTTAAACGCACATCCCCtaatacctacttctgcctccaggtgcCTCAAGAGGATGGCATGATCAAAAGCTGTACTGGATCAAAGACTGAAGATAAATTCAATAAGAGCAACAGAGAtttggcctttgtctacactcagacagaggtcatcaactaaagctagctTGGCCTGAAGAtggactgaaaagggtctagagcagatgagttatccaagaagagtTGGAGTTGGTTCCCTACTGCTCTCTCAATAATTTTGCCCGGAAAGTGTAGATTAGAGACTGGGTGATAATTTGCCACATTTTCTCTGTAGGAATGGTTTTTAAATTAATGGACAGATAACTGCCACTTTGAGTGTCTTAggaaaggtgccctgagttagtgactggTTTATAATAGATTCTAAGGGTTTGTTGAGGTGCTCCTTGTATGATTTtatcagccaggatgggcaagggtcCAAgcccttcacagatcccaggatcttgtcCATATCCgtcatggaaactgggtcaaagtGATCCATAAATCAGGCCTTTCTTCTGATGTACCTGTTACAACTAACATCCAGTTTAGAGTATATTCTtcatattttatcagcaaaatacTTGGCAAAAGTATCACATCTAATTGTCCCTGGGACAGTAAAGCCTCAGTTGTAGGCATCAGTACCTACATCAGATGGTGAACTATCTGGGATGGATGTGAGCTAGCTGATGCTATAACAGTGGAGAAGCTGCTCATTCTCCGCTCAGACTCCGATCCAGTTGTCTCCTATggagtgtcactctttgccttagcagccaagaaaatctgggcaaaagctgtttttaatcagggtgttTAATGCATTTAATTACTAGTCtttttttggtcagactgtttgAATGTTACTATTTATGATTAGGTTTTGTAtgacagattgtgatggcctttggccacaaacaataaacttttatcGTATCGTATAGCTGTTTCGAGACTATTGATAAAAATCTTAGTTTAAGAAATGTTTGTCTGTTCTGTGGGATTCTGCACTGGCGCGTAAACATTCagcacacagcccggataacctacaagaaccattcaaCACACTGTTGATGCTAAATCAGTAAGTCAAGCAGAGAACACAGAGGAGCACAGCAGGCTAGTAGTAGCTGGCCAGTGCTGTTAATGTAGATGAAGACTTGGGCAGGAATGCATTAGGACCCGTTTCACATAATGGTAATGCATACTTAAATAGTTACAATGATTACTTTTCCGTAGGCTCCATGTCAGCCTTCATATACTGAATTGTCAAAGTTGGAATTCTAACACCGCTAAAAAGCTTTCTCTGTGGTTTTGAGAGGAAGAACGTCATTCTTTTCTGGAACAGATTTCTTGAGAAGGTGCAGTGAAGTGGTGCAGTATTCATATACTTGCATGTGTGCAAGTTACTAGTTGCATAGATGCAAGTTGGGGAACACTACGGCGACCCATATTTCTACCGAGGTTTTTGCTGCACTTTTGCACAGAGCAATACAGGCAGGGGTCACTGCTTTCGCCAAGACTGGCACTTGCACAGCTGGATCACAGCCTTTGGCTCCAGCACTTTCACTGCTTCAGCTCTCCCCTCCAAATTTAATTCAGAAAGTGCCCAcattctctgccctccccaaggcTTTCCGTAAACATTAGACGCTGTCGCTTGCCCGGCATCTGTAGGCAAAGGATGATTTTTTTGTGCTGCCGGCAGAAGCTCCTCAGTAGCCCAGCCATCTTCAGCGGTgcgttttttttcttccactttaCGTTTTCTCAGCAGGGTTTTAAAAATTTGCCTGTCTTCTGAGCTCTTCACCACTTGGCTCATATAACCCATTTCAGATTATGCAACAAAAGGATGAAGTCCTTAAGTCACCGTGGAACAATTCTGTGTCTGGTAATCATGCTCCCCTCCCTCAATAagtagtttgtttttttacatcagattttttttttaaagggtagaCATGAAGCTGATTTACTGGAAGTTTGCTTTTGAATGATTAATTctagtttattattttatcagtgGCATGAAAAGCCTTGTAATGAGAATATTACAGATGTTATGCAAACCAAGCGTTTCTTTACTGAGCTGTAGACTGCTCTGATGTTTAATTTTCTCCTCAGCTGCCTCATAATGGCTTTAGGTAGAAATGAGAGAAGGATGGTCACTGGCTACTTATTGGGCAAAATATTTCCACATCagtttatatatttaattacaatatttatagatCCTTTTGACATAATATTTAAGGCCATGTACAACTGTTTAAACATACAGTCTACGGAGGACAACCCTAAGGGAAGGAACCCAGAACAGGGTATCACTGCTGGATCTCAAGGCTTCAATAtcttgatatttttttaaatttcttacaGTACCCCACAACCATAACTCCTTAGTTCAAAACTAGCTCCTTAGTTTGGTCTCAGGAATGAACCAGTAATAAGATCCAATGTTTCCGAGGTCCGcagcattcccacccacccccactaaGCGGAAGTTTCTGAACGAAATAGAGTAAGCACGCATCTTAATTGTTTCTTTGGATACAGATGTTTCCAAAGCTAACAGAAAAGAAGCTTTCATCATCAGGcacagtttaaaaattaaaatatctagCTTGCCTTTCAAACATTTCGCCCTTTTAAATAACCGTAACGTAAGAGGTAAAGTCCTAAAACAGcaacaatgaaaaataaaagaataTCAAGTATGCCAACATTggcagcaaaaaagaagaaaacattgcCAGAATAGAGCCCAAATTATTCAGAACACCACACAATTGCCCACATAATAAAGACATCACAGCAGTGTAAGGAATCTGCTATCATAGCACTAGGTCTACCCACCCAGTACCTCTgaacttttcatttattttataatGCTGCGAACATGTCTCAAGGAACTCCAGCCTGCATTTACTGTGAATCACTCAACAGAcctcctgcagcttcagcagaatGTCTCAAGAGGCACTAAATGACACTTGCAGCACAGTGAGGCAACAGAAAGCTGAGGTGGTCGAATGGCCTCTTGCTCCTTCCACATTGGTACAACTCCGTACAGACAGAAAGCAAACAAGAAGGGGTTCCTTCTATCTGGAATGGACCTTCCTTTTAAAATACAATAACTGATGCATGAGACTGTGAtgggggtggtgggtggtggagagACTCTTCTAGAAGCTGAGTCCTTGAAGTACTATTTGCCCTAAAGGGGGAAGCGAGAGTCTGGAGGCTGCTTTGCCTTTTGTAACTGCGGGAATTTTTAGCTAGAAGAAACACGAGCCCGACACACATACCACTTGCAGGCTGAAGTGATGTCGTCGGTTCTACCAGGCCTGAGTGAAACAGTGGGCTGTAGCGCAGCCATCGATTCTCGCATAGCTGCACCTTGTAGGGTTCTGAATACTACCAGCGTTTTATTCAGTGTTTCACGTAACATGGATTGTATGGAATTGATAAACCGGCTGATCCCCAATGAAGAAAACTGCCTCTCCCTTGGCATTACAAAGTGCTATTACCACTTGCTCCTGATAAAATGTTGTGGCTCTCAcccacttttttattttattttggcccTCATAGGTGCTGGATGTtagcagggaaggaaaagaagaagtttTCTACGGGCCCACCTTGCCTTTTGCTTCAAATGGGATAGCAGCGTGCTTCCTTCCGGCTCCCTACTCCACGTGCCCAAACCTGCAACCTTTGCAAGTGCCTCATCACAAGATCGGTACTGTGTGATAAAAGGGACATGGCTGACAAGAGAACACCCTCCGTTTTGGCCTGAATTTCAACTTCAAACCAACCAAAGGAAAGAATAATGCAGAATTCTTCCTTGTATtacattgaggaggaggaggaagaaagtaaAAACACTAACCAAAAAAGACTGAACTGTAACAGTGAAGCCTGTCTCTCCCCCTCAACTAATACTTCCGAGGGAGACAATTATCCAAGTATTCTAGGAACATTTACACAGCttcacaaaaaatcaaaagcacacaaggttggaagagaccacaagggccaacCCCCTGCTTGTCTGGACAGGATGCTGTCACATCTCTCCATTTCCAAAGTGCTTTGCAAAAATACAATATGTTGTAGGATAGTAAGAACAAGACAATGCTACATATTCAATTTAATGTCTTTGGAAAAAGGGATGCTAAATTCAGATTCACTTCCACAATTTGTTGAGACTAGTGTTATAAATTGTGAAGGGAACCTAGCACTAACAAGCTTTTAATTGacagtatattaaaaaaaaaaaacatgaacagTCTGCTTCTGCCTTTCTAGGACAAGGCTTCTCAAACTCTGGGGTACAACTAAAGGGAGAGTGGATTCCCTAAAAGGCATGGAAATACTTGACATTTCGTGTTTGTTGACTATAGGCTTTGGTGAATCAAAAATCTTGAAAATGTGATCTCCGTCTAGTTTCAGCGTTTCTTGTCTGCAGCTGTGAAATTAGGTGCTTTTCTAGCTTCTGAACAACTTGGTGTTCCTCCCTTTTGCCTCACAGGAGAGACAAGGTTGGCTGGAATCAAACTTCATGTTGTTGCTGGACCTAGAACAGGCAGTTATGTGGAGCTGTTCACGGAAGGAACTGGGGACACAGGTGGAAGGAGTTCAAAAGGCAAACCTTTGTGAAGACTTTGTAAAGTCTCATTTTAAAGTGGTCAAGATTAATGTCTGCATGTTGCAAAGATAGAATCAGAATATGCTTTACTTTCTTATGCATAACAAAGCTGATTGGCAATCACAGGGCAGAGTGCCTAGGGCTTTTCACTGAACCATAAATTACTCATCCAAGGTATAACATTCATTGGGCAAAAGCTGTGAAGAAAAACAGAATGACATCTGAACGGTTCGCCATTTCAAGTAATGGGACTTGTAACTTACAATGATAACTTATGGGACATAATGTAGAAGTGTTTGCAACATCTAACATTTTTTCAGAGATTTGTGATGAAATGCTAAATTTGATCATTGTCCTGAAGCGTCATTCAAGCATTCTGTCCTTGACAGTTTTCACTGGTTCTGAATATCCCTTTGCACTTGCCCCAAGAAATTTATGGAACACTCCTGAATCTTACCTTTGTGAAAGAAAATGGAGGGCAGTATTTTCAGCCATCCATCTTAATTGTTTTAGATTTCTGTTGCTGGAAGTCTCGTGCTTACAGAGGAGCTTTGGTATCCAATACCTTCCAATGAGTAGGAGTAAGTTGACAAGCAGAGCCACTGAGAGAGCAATTAACAGGAATGTGTTCAAAATAACGCAAGTAGACTTAACAAGAAATTTCTAAATGTAAGGTTCACTGGAGAATTTTggcaggggcagctgccctgccTGCCAGGTTTATAAGAAGAAGAATCTATCTGGAATAATCTAGTAAGCCACATGGGTCCAAGAGCCCTGTCGAATCCCTTATGACAAGGCCTTTAGTCCAGAATCTTGTTTCCcgcagtgggcagccaggtgccCCAAACACtccaaaaaggaaatacttttaaCAAAAAGTATTCAGTGGCATACTGCCTGagcttgggaggagggggaatgctCCTTTAGCCATTGATAGATGTTGTCCATTAATTTGTCTAGTCTCTTTTTAACCATTTAAGCTAGTGGCCATGGCTACTTCCTGTGACAGTGAATTCTATGTACTGTGTTGTAATAGTATTTTATCCTGTCTGTCTTGCATGTACTGCCTACCAACTTCATTGGATTCTAGCATTGTGGGACAAGGAAAAGGTTGTCCTCTCTTCCCATATCTTGCATAgttttataagcctctatcacATTCCTCTTACTTCTAAACTAAAATGTTCCAAATTCTACAATATCACTTTTGTGGTTAGATGATCAGAGATCTACAGAGCTGTTCCTATTGTGGCTGGACAATGGATATCATACTGGTAGTTTTATACTCACTTTCCCAATAATCCCTAACACATGAAGGTGTTGCCTTTTCCCACTGCGGTTGCATACTGAGTTAATGTTTTCATTGAGGTATCCATCATATCCCCAAGATGTGTTTTCTGGCTAGTCACCTCCATTTCCCATTCTATTGTTCCCTCATGCAGGttggagaaacctttttttaaacTCTTTGCAGTTCACTTCAGTTTTCacaatcctgaataatttggggtCATCTGTGGGCGTCTTCCTTGGTGAAGATCAATGTGAAGAATTCACTGACATTCTCAAATTCATTTAGATTCTCTGTAACCTCATATACTCCTTAACTGTGACAGCCTCCTTCCCTGGTTTCCTATTTTTTGAGTATTTAATGATGCTGGTTTGGATACAGTAGAGCCCAAGAACAGCATTTTGGGATGCAATAAGTGTCACCCTGAACTGCAGAAATGGTGTTAGATCTAAAACATTGTTTGATTTGCATGCTTTTAGAAACATTCtcagggtgtatgtgtgtgttttcttttgctTGCCTTATTGTCAGGTTACATTTGTTTTGCCATCTGGACAAGACTAGGAAACTTTCTTGCCTGTTATAACTTTGAACTAGCATCCTCTTGGACATGCTCATCTCTTCTCTAAAGTctgacataccgtatatactcgggtataagccgacccgagtataagccgaccccccaaatttgaggccagaaaagggaatttcttattgacccgcgtataagccgagggtcaataagaaattccctttaccggcaatgctgcactctaaaatgccggcagccattttagagcgcagggcccctgccccaggtcgccctcccgccggcctcccaggccctcccaccccaccccacccccagtgccatccaaggggggagggggaagagcccctgaaccccctacttaccgggagacgcggcgaatcggcggcgtggccttcctgggccggcaggaggcctttccaggcccctgccgaccggaggaaggcgcttgggcgcgtgggtggcggcggcgcagccggcaggggcctcctgccggcccaggaaggtccctgccggcagaagaaaggcgcccaggcgcctgggcggtggcggagcagccggcagagacctcctgccggcccctccaggaccctgccggcaggagaaaggctcccgggcgaggttgcgagcggtaagttcctccctccctcctcccctctcctaccgtattgacccgtgtataagccgagttcggctttttcagccctttttttgggctgaaaaacttggcttatacacgagtatatacggtacgttCTATTTGAGCTTGTAGTATGTGGTTTTAAACAATTTCCATATGACCCCTGTTCCAAGTTCATGCTTTAATATACAACTGGAAATAGAAGAAACTGTATtattccttccccttcctcccccatttTTAACTTGTTTTTAAGCCCACCTTGCACTTCCCTCATGCACCGTTTAAAGCTCATAGTTCCTCATATTTGAACAGGTGACCACAAGGACAGTTTATGCCTGAATAGCATTTGGCCAAGGGGTTTACAAAATACTAAATGAGAACAGCCAAGACAAAGAATATATGAACAGTCACTGAAGCAAGATACATCTTGTATATCTCAGCTATGTTTGTTTtgggaaatgtttttaaaggcCTGGAGCATTAATGGCTACAAGTCAACAAAATGTCTGGTTTGCTACTGCTAACATCGAATGTAAAATACCACAACTTCTTCATGAAACAGACACACATCATACAAACATAGTAGGAGGCTTATATTCTACAAGAGGTGGGCCCATGCGTGTAAATGTCTGAGAACTGATAACCTAGAAACTAGGTACTAAGATTCTCAAGTTATTGTACAGCTCTGTATTCTACCCATTTGATGAAACCCCAATTCCCACAtctgatttatttattagttTCAGCCAGGAAGGCCGTCTTTAAACTAAACTCGTTTCATTTCAAAATGTTGGGGGAAATGAGCTCACTCATGATTGAAATGTGCCGTTTCCTTCATATTCTGAACAAAATTGAAGCAGATCACCTCAGTGACAAGGGAACAACTTCATTTTTTATAACATGTGGCTTTACAAACTTAGCTTCAAGAAGCTGCGCTATGACAACTCTCCAGTTCATACAACGTGCCTCCATTTATATTACAGGCATATGTACAGTTTATAATAAAATTACTTATAAAATTCTTACTGCTCTATCTTTTGTATGTTTGTATACTGTACCTGTTCTTCTGAAGCACCACATCATACAACACATCAAGACATCCGGCTAATTGGGTCCAGCAACCTCCCTCTGTCCAAAAGAGGGGGGTGGGTTGTAAAGAAAATGTATCCCTAATTTTCTTTTGTGTTACActacactggttcaggcttctgGGCCTACTATGTCTTGATATaaagctaattcacagtgggcagccgtgttagtctgtctgcagtagtagaaaagagcaagagtccagtagcaccttaaagtctaacaaaaatattttctggcagggtatgagctttcgtgagccacagagctgtggctcacgaaagctcataccctgccagaaaatatttttgttagactttaaggtgctactggactcttgctcttttctactattgatATAAAGCTATAAGGGCTGAGACAGCAAACAGCCCTCTCACAATTTACATCCTGAGAAATTACTTTCGGTTTGGAGAATGTGCCTTGAAGGTCAGAGGCTGCCTATTCCAGCTGCCTCCAGTTTACACCCATCCTCCCTTAATGGAAGGCCGTTAAGGGCTA contains:
- the KLHL32 gene encoding kelch-like protein 32 isoform X3, which codes for MAGGVTNTAQYQNRLMVYDPTQNKWLSRSPMLQRRVYHSIAAVQRKLYVLGGNDLDYNNDRILVRHIDAYNIDSDQWTRCSFSMLTGQNESGVAVHNGRIYLVGGYSIWTNEPLGCIQVLDVSREGKEEVFYGPTLPFASNGIAACFLPAPYSTCPNLQPLQVPHHKIGTV